In the genome of Hippoglossus hippoglossus isolate fHipHip1 chromosome 9, fHipHip1.pri, whole genome shotgun sequence, the window GTCTCCAGTCCAGCCAAGAGCTTCTTCAAGAAAGCTGCTGCTGCGCTCTTCGGTGGGAAGAGAGACAAGGTCAAATACTACGAGACTCTGAGTGAGTATCAGATCTACCAACTATGATCTTTCAGTACTAAGAAGTATTATTAAACCAGCAGCCACATGTTATCTCATGTGGCTGCTGGTGGAAAAAGGCCACGCTCAGTTTTTTAATGTGCGGTTATTGTCTTCAATAGACAAGTTAaccaaagaggaagaggagatctACAAACTGCAGCACGACCTGGAGAGAACTGTCATCAGCCAACAACAGTGCAAAAATATTTCTGAGGTAAGAGACAATTTATTCAACTCCAGCCAAGATGTTTACAAGATTGTAGGTGATGATTACTTTTTTCATACAGTAATTACACAGAGATATTCACAGTCGAATGAGTCACTCCAGTGCTctactgaaatgaaatgaaaaaacaagcaATCACTTATTTTTATCCTTAAAGCCGACCACTTTACATCTGTGGGTAGCTGCTGAGTCATAGTAGGAGGAAGTGCTCTAAACTCGCAGATTCTGAATTCTGTCGTCACTGATTCTCACCTCAGAATGGAAGTCTACTTCCGCCATCTGCAGAGAGCCCCGTCGCCTTGGCAACAGAGAGCCAGTCCCCAGCGACGCGAGATACCATCCGTCTGATCGTCAGGGGGAGTCTggggagctgcagcagcagcagtgaatgtaagtttcacacacacatacacacacacacacacacagcgatgCCAGCATGGTGTGAATTGATCTTCTGTAACACCAACGTCGATGCAAATGACTGAATTATAAAGAGATTTGTGATGGCTCGAGTGCAAAGTAATTTCTCGTGCTGCCTCAATGTGACACCAAACTAAATGAcctgctgttgttgttcctgCAGGTCTGGAAGACAACACAACCGGATGTGTGGCTGAAACGGTCGCAAGTGTGTTGAGGGGATGTTTGGAGAATATGCCCAAAGGTGAGTGGACTCTTTGAAACGTCTTGACCCATGTACTGCACGTTTCATTGCAGAGATACAGCTCTTTATCTGTActtcagatatatatatatatatatatgtaaatcaaatatatacacatttcCTCCCAGCCCATTACTGATGCTTAAAGCCTCAGCACACTTGATAGTTTCACTTCAGTGAACTGGGAGGACATTTTGAGTACACTCCTACCCTTGAGTGCTTTAACAAAGTGAACAAGGTTGCACAGATAAGgtttttcattcctcttttAAATCGTCCCTGCAGCTTCATCTaatcctctcctcctttgtgtCCCCCTCCCCACCCGCAGCAGACAACGTTCCTCAGGGCTCAACAAGCTGCAGTCTCCAGTGGGTGACTAAATGGGTGGACTACTCCAACAAGTACGGCTTCGGCTACCAGTTGTCTGATCACACCGTGGGAGTTCTCTTCAACAACGGCACTCACATGAGCCTCCTGCCTGACAGAAAGTAAGCACTGCCCTGCGCTTTCACAACACTCCGCCTTCTCATTGAAAGTTATTAGTCACCACATATAATGGGGATGGCTTGTTTAAGCTTGCTGTAGTGCGTGCAAATTCTCTCAGGGAGCTGTTAGTGGTTTAAGTAAATAATTAACGACTTTAATTAGAGTAGATTAATTTGTCAGGTTAGATTTTAGGCTGTCATGACACTGAAATCAatatattgtatgttttgtttttgtcatgtgaGCGGTTTAATAACTCTATCTCCTTCCCTCCATGTTTTTAGGACCATCCATTACTATGCAGAGTTGGGCCAGTGCTCTGTTTTCCCCACCTGCGAGGTTCCCGAACACTTTGTCGGCCAAGTCACTGTGCTCAAGTACTTCTCCCACTACATGGAGGAGAATCTCATGGATGTAAGCAAATATCTCAGCTCCCCCGCTCCCTTTTTGCATTCCTGTAATGTATCCATCCCTcttgctgttgtgttactttgGTCTCTCCACCCCCTGAAGCATTAGAAGTGGCATCTCTCATGTCGCAGCCTGTCTAAATTCTGATGTGTTGCTCCTTTGCTTTCTCAGGGCGGGGACCTGGGTAGCATGACAGACGCACACATGCCCAGACTCTACCTGCTGCAGTGGCTCAAGTCCGACCGCGCCCTCATGATGCTCTTTAATGACGGCACTTttcaggtaaacacacaaaccaccaAGGAAAACATAGGGGTTGCTGGGCACGCTTAGAAGAACGTCATTATGGTGCTTTGCATAACACAGCATTCAGATCAACAAAGGAAGAAAGGAGCAACTTGCAATTGTCTAACAAAAGACTTTCTTTCTCCAAAGGTCAACTTTTATCACGACCACACCAAGATCATCCTGTGCTGCCAGAGAGACGAGTACATGCTGACGTACATCAACGAGGACCGCGTCTCGAAAACCTTCAAACTCAGCTCCCTGCTCACGTCCGGCTGCCCCACCGACCTGCGCGAACGCATGGTGTACTCGCTCAACATGCTCCTGCAGAGATGCAGCTAAACCCGGGACAACCTGTTCCAGGACAGTGTGAAACAAGTCGAGCGCCAGTGCTGCCGCAGTGGAAGGATGATTCAGAGAGGATCTCGTTAGAGACCGGAGGACCAAAGATGGAGTTGTGCAAAGTTAATTAACATTCCTACAGCGCTGCACCTACGTGACTCAGCAGAGGTGCAGGTGGAAAAAATAGCACGGACAATGCTGAAAGAgattgagaaaatgaaatgtagcACAATGACTGTGGATGGAAAAGGGCTGATTTGTATGTCAATTGTTGTAGGAGAGGAAAGGCCGAGGATGTCGGTACGAGTGTGAACCCCCGATGTTTGGGGGAAAAAGATGGATATTTGGGAAGTAAAGACAAAAGTTGGGCTGGCTCCAGCTTCATCGTGTATAGAATAGTTGAAGCTGTTTGTTCGAGGAAATCTCAGTAAACTGATGCTCTGAATGTAACCAGAGCTAGACTGTGGACTATTGTAAATGTTGTACAGTGTATGTCACAGCCAACTCAGCAGTGCAAAGAAACCGTTTGTGTGTGGATGCTCCAGAgttcacctgtttgtgtgtgtgtttgtgtgtgcgagtgcttgtgtgtgcgaGTGGGATGGGTGTAATATCACATAACTtttaaaactgtgatttgttCTCCGTACTGACAGATGGACTCAGCACATTGAGCTGGGAGGGGGAGATGAAAATGTAATCTaaattattgtgttttaaaaagtgcagtatttatttatttaataataaagagCATTTTCTAAAAAAATGAAGTCTAATCCTGAGTATGTTGTGTGGGGGGGTGGTCAACATTTTCAATTGTttaccagggaataattcatggatctcgatgaaagaAATCCGACAGGTTTACAGGTCACATGATGTTTAAGAGTGCGTCAGATCTGGTGCTGGTAGATTGAATTtgaagggactgttgggcctcggcagCGGTATTCACTCTCCTAGTTTTCTTAGTGCATTTAAACAAATGGAAAACGACCTGTGTCCTTGTAAAGCAGCTTCCCTGCTTATGTCCTGCACAATGCGGTGCAGATCAAAATGTCCAATTCACCCTAATTACCCTCGTATCTCTGCGCTCGGCCCGAGTCAAAGCTACCATTTTATCTCTAAACTTTGTTTGCAACAGGAAATGTGCTCAGATCAAGATGCGTGCACGATAGTGTTGAGTGTTTACACAGATGCATGTTTATAATCTGGTTCAAGGACTTTGCTGAGGTTTTATCCCAGAGTGAATGAATAGAGGTTTTCAAAGATGACTGCGGAATGGGTCTAACCTTGTCtcatacaaacatgcacatcaCCTAACGCACAGACAGCTTATGAACAGAAGGGTCAGTTTGTgtgattagaaaacatggaAGTAAAAAGCCAATCAGTGACATGCaggtaaaagaaaacagacgaATACAATGACACTCAGTCACAATATGTCACTGATTGCGTCAGGGGCTTTTGAGGTAAAGTGGCTACAGTCATTCTTGGACATATTTGCACATTTCCTGACTGTAACCATGGAAACTAGCAACCACTGCCCAATTTGGTGCGAGTCGGAAATGAGCCGGGGCTGCGTAAAGAGACATCTGACGTCACATGCTTCATGTCCTGACACACTTTAATTGCTCTTCACCCGATTGTTTGATCCGTCTTGTCCGACACCTCTTCACCTTCCCAGCTTATGTCATGATGGAAGCTGAACAAAGATGTTTGAGTCATCCCTTCAGATGTTTCGCTCGGAATATCTGTGAGTTCAATAATGAATGGCTCATGCATAAACAtacccacacagacagaagcCGAACAGGAAGTAGCCGACgagaggaagaagcaggaaTTATTCATGACGACACCTCCAGGTCTGAGTGCAGAGCCTTTGACAGTAATAGGCCCTGGAATGGATGCTTCAGTGAGACAGAAATAGATTCCGTTGTTTTCTGGCATTTCAAGAGCGTTTCTAGCATCCGAGTGTTTGTAGCATCCAACATAGATTCAGCTCCTGTAATGATGAGTGGAAATCAAGGATCCCTTCTGTGAGTCAGCAGATCGGCTTTATTGGCCTCATGGGAACTTCCTACACCTCTGTGAGCGTGACGTCAAGATAAACTCCAAAAACCCTTTGAGTGCAAGTTCACTTCATCCTCTTAATTTCACTGTCAtgcagaaagaagagaaatgcTTCTGACACGTCTGGTTTTCTGGATGGCCCAAACAAAgctgtggctctgctgctgtcacatccACAGTGGGGAAAGTGTTGTGCATGCAGGCCGGATTAGCTGTGGAGTGAGTCTAAGCTGGTGTGACACGGTGGATCATTATACTTCGGGTTCTGCCGTGAAGTTCTCTGCGGGCAGAAGAGTGAGTCAAAGTGATAGTCGGCACATTCTGCTAGAAACATAAAAACGTGCTTTGAtatgcgtacacacacactgggatgCACTAAGGGGGTTAGGAGGCCTTTGCTTATCAAATGTCAGcgctcctcctccatccatgTGCACGAGAACAGATGTACTGAGGACGGAGATGAGTGTAGCTTCGGCTGTTCTCTGCAGTGTCAGTAATGTGAGAGATGAGCAATGCACAGCAGTCAGACTTAATCGTcttactaaaaaaaaaaggtttctctTGACTGTGTGtaagcaggtgtgtgtttgcctctgcATGACTTGGTTTCCTTCCTGGtgtttaaatacacataaaatcGCAAATGAGTCACCACGGTGAGATGCAGTGGCCACTTACTCGCTCAGTATTGTGGCGTTCGTGCTCTCTCGTCTGAATCCTGTAATTTGCTACAATCAGCTCGCCTAAAAGGTCTTTTTATCCTCTCCTGGCTGAAACTAGGCCCCTGTGGTATCGTCGCTTTTTGGTGTAATTGTGGATCGAAGTGTGCCGGCAGGTCGGTGTCTAACGTCTTTCAAACAGGCAGCTCAATTACATGTTGCATATCAGTGTCACGACATCGGGGGGGTTCGTGTTAACATTTGACGCTCATTCTGTCTCTAGCAGTTTATCACTGCAATTACTCTAGTGCATTTTCTCAGCAGTTCCACATCCTCTATCTCCCTCTGTTTACTGTATCTATAtgcagtatttttttatattttaatatgtgtTCATGTCCTTTAAAGGTTATGGCCATGTCAGAAAGGTTGTGagtctatccatccatccatccatctacctATCACttaatcatccatccatccatccatctatcacTTAATAATCAATCCATCC includes:
- the plk2b gene encoding serine/threonine-protein kinase PLK2b isoform X1 yields the protein MEVQRNIGSQQTNSSSMCEATQRSCEPRRKRTEERSAPSEMARIITDPATGKCYCRGKVLGKGGFAKCYEMTDLSTSKVYAAKIIPHSRVSKPHQREKIDREIELHRALHHKHIVHFYHHFEDKENIYILLEYCSRKSLAHILKARKVLTEPEVRYYLRQIVSGLKYLHEQEILHRDLKLGNFFVSESMELKVGDFGLAAKLEPAGNRRKTICGTPNYLSPEVLNKQGHGCESDIWALGCVMYTMLLGRPPFETTNLKETYRCIREARYSLPSSLSPQAKQLIASLLAKIPEDRPNLDHILRHDFFTQGFSPERLSASCCHSAPDFHVSSPAKSFFKKAAAALFGGKRDKVKYYETLNKLTKEEEEIYKLQHDLERTVISQQQCKNISENGSLLPPSAESPVALATESQSPATRDTIRLIVRGSLGSCSSSSECLEDNTTGCVAETVASVLRGCLENMPKADNVPQGSTSCSLQWVTKWVDYSNKYGFGYQLSDHTVGVLFNNGTHMSLLPDRKTIHYYAELGQCSVFPTCEVPEHFVGQVTVLKYFSHYMEENLMDGGDLGSMTDAHMPRLYLLQWLKSDRALMMLFNDGTFQVNFYHDHTKIILCCQRDEYMLTYINEDRVSKTFKLSSLLTSGCPTDLRERMVYSLNMLLQRCS
- the plk2b gene encoding serine/threonine-protein kinase PLK2b isoform X2, which produces MEVQRNIGSQQTNSSSMCEATQRSCEPRRKRTEERSAPSEMARIITDPATGKCYCRGKVLGKGGFAKCYEMTDLSTSKVYAAKIIPHSRVSKPHQREKIDREIELHRALHHKHIVHFYHHFEDKENIYILLEYCSRKSLAHILKARKVLTEPEVRYYLRQIVSGLKYLHEQEILHRDLKLGNFFVSESMELKVGDFGLAAKLEPAGNRRKTICGTPNYLSPEVLNKQGHGCESDIWALGCVMYTMLLGRPPFETTNLKETYRCIREARYSLPSSLSPQAKQLIASLLAKIPEDRPNLDHILRHDFFTQGFSPERLSASCCHSAPDFHVSSPAKSFFKKAAAALFGGKRDKVKYYETLNKLTKEEEEIYKLQHDLERTVISQQQCKNISENGSLLPPSAESPVALATESQSPATRDTIRLIVRGSLGSCSSSSECLEDNTTGCVAETVASVLRGCLENMPKDNVPQGSTSCSLQWVTKWVDYSNKYGFGYQLSDHTVGVLFNNGTHMSLLPDRKTIHYYAELGQCSVFPTCEVPEHFVGQVTVLKYFSHYMEENLMDGGDLGSMTDAHMPRLYLLQWLKSDRALMMLFNDGTFQVNFYHDHTKIILCCQRDEYMLTYINEDRVSKTFKLSSLLTSGCPTDLRERMVYSLNMLLQRCS